The Hymenobacter swuensis DY53 genome includes the window AAGTTGGACGTATGAGAGGATAGATGTGCCGGCTCATGCAACAGTTGCCTGTTGAAAAAAAAGAATTCCAACAAAGCTATACCTCAACACACAGGAAGCTACAGCGGTGTTGAGGTGGGTAAATTCGGTAGCTTTGGCGGGCTCAACTCATCGGCCGCTTCTGTACTTATGCACCCGCACCAGGAATTACTGCACCGCTTCTACCAAGCCTTCCAGCGCCGCGACCACGCCGGCATGGCCGCGTGCTACCACCCCGAAGCTACTTTCGAGGACGCGGCCTTTCAGCTGAAAGGAGCCGAAATCGGGCAGATGTGGCGCATGCTCTGCGAGCGGGGCCGCGACCTGCGCTTGGCCTACAACGACGTAGCTGCCGACGAGCACGCCGGCCGCGCCACCTGGGATGCCCGCTACACCTTCTCGCAAACCCGCCGCAAGGTGCACAACCACATTCAGGCCCACTTCACCTTCCAGGACGGCCTCATCCGCACCCACCGCGACGAGTTCAGCTTCTGGCGCTGGTCGCGGCAGGCGCTGGGGCCGGTGGGCTGGCTGCTGGGCTGGTCGAAGTTTCTGCAGAACAAGGTGCGCGCCACCGCCCGGCAAGGCTTGGAGCAGTTCATGGCTCGCCCGAAACAGTAAGTATGCAGCGGTGCTCGCATGAAAAGAACGTCATTCCGAGCGAAGGCGGAGCCGCAGTCGAGGAATCTCGCGTGCTGACGCTGCAGGGGTAATCATTATGTAGAAGCGGATCTTTCGGCTGGAATCGTTGAGCCACTGAGTTAGCTTGACAACATCAGCACGCGAGATGCTTCGGCAAGCTCAGCATGACGCTCAGCATGCTGATAAGCAAGAAAGGCTTTCTGCACTGCGCAGAAAGCCTTTTTCTTCGTTTTTGAAAAGTCAGCCTACCAGATTTTCACCCGGGCTGAATCAGGCAGGTAGAGTTTCTGGCCGGGCTTCACGTTGAAGGCTTCGTAGAACTCGGGCACGTCGGCGAAGGGGCCGTTGATGCGGAACTGGGCCGGCGAATGTACATCGGTGAGGATGGCCTGGGCCAGCCGCTCATCGCGCTGGTGGGTTTGCCAGCCCAGCGCGTAGCCCAGGAAGTAGCGTTGGGTAGGCGTGAGGCCGCCAATCTTCTCGCCCTTCTTGTACTGCTCGGTTTTCTTAAAAGCATCCAGGGCAATGACGATGCCGCCCAGGTCGGCAATGTTTTCGCCGGCCGTGGCCTTGCCGTTGATGTGCAGCGAATCGAGGATGGTGTAGCCATTGAACTGCCGCACGATGCCGTTGACGCGCTGCTGGAAGGCGGCCCGGTCCTTCTTGCTCCACCAGTTGCGCAGGTTGCCCTTCTCATCAAACTGGCTGCCTTCATCATCGAAGCCGTGGGTTAGCTCGTGGCCGATGGTGCTGGCCCCGGCGTAGCCATAGATAACGGCATCGTCGGCATTGGCGTCAATCAGGCCGGGAATGGCGAAAATGGCGGCCGGCAGCACAATTTCGTTGTTGCTGGGGTTGTAATAGGCGTTGTAGGTCTGGGGCGTCATTCCCCACTCGGTGCGGTCGACGGGTTTGCCTAGTTTGTTGAGGTTGTAGCGGTAGGCCCACTCGTTGGCGCGCATCACGTTGGCGGCGTAGGAGCTGCGGTCTACTTTCAGGGAGGAGTAGTCCTTCCACTTATCGGGGTAGCCTACTTTGCGGGTGATTTTGGTGAGCTTCACCAGCGCCTTTTGCTTGGTGGAGTCGCTCATCCAGTCCAGCTTCTGGATATGCTCGCGGAAGGAGGCCACCACATTTTCGGTGAGGTCCTCGTAGCGCTTCTTGGTGGCGGGGGTGAAGTATTCCTGCACGAACAGCTGGCCCAGGGCCTCGCCCATGGCATTTTCCTCGGCATCGAGTACGCGTTTCCAGCGGGGGCGCTGCTGCTTGGCGCCCTGCAGCACGGTGCCGTAGAAGCGGAAGTTCTCGTTGTCGAAGTCCTGGCTGAGCGTGCCGGCAAAGGCGTGCACCAGCTGCCACTGCAGGTAGGCTTGCCAGTCGGCCAGGGGCGCGGTGGTGAGCAGGCGGCCGGCTTCGCGGTAGAACTCGGGCTGGCCTACAATCACCGTATCTACCTTGGCAAGCTGCATCTGCGCCAGCCAGGGCTTCCAGCTGAGGCCGGGCGTGAGCTTATCCAGGCCCGAAACGGCCATCTTGTTGTAGTTGGCGTACGGGTCGCGCAGGGCTTCGAGCTTGCGCGAGGAGGCCGCCAGCCGGGTTTCCAGCTGCACCACGCGCTGGGCGCTGGCCTGGGCCGTGGCCGCATCCTGGCCCAGCAGCCCGAACATGGTGGTGAGGTGCTTGTCGTACTCCTGCCGGATGTTCTTGGTGCGGGCGTCCTTGTTGAAGTAGTAGTCGCGGTTGGGTAAGCCCAGGCCCGACTGCCACAGCTGCAGGGCCATTTTGTCGCTGTTTTTGGCGTCCTGGCCCACGTAGTAGCCAATGAGAGCATTCACGCCCAGCGGCTGCAGGCGGGCAATGGCGGCCTGCACATCGGCCACCGACTGGATGGCGGCAATGCGGTCCAGCTCCTGTTTCAGCGGGGCCACGCCCTGCTTATTGATGGTGGTGCTGTCCATGCCCGTGGCCCAGAAGTCGCCGATTTTCTGCTGCACCGAGCCAGCAGCGGCGCTGGTTTTGGCGGCGTCCTCGTTGAGCTTGCGCAGGCGGGCGTACACCTCGTTCTGCACCTCCTTGCCGATGCCCCAGTTGCTTTCCGACGCCGGAATAGGATGCTGCTTGAACCAGGCCCCGTTGGCGTAGTTGTAAAAATCGTCGCCGGGGCGCACGGTGGTATCCAGGTTGGCCTGGATGAGGTCGGGGCCAGCGGCCCGGGACTTGCCGCCGGGCTGGCAGGCCGTGAATACAAGGCCCAGCAGCGGGGCCGCCAGCAGCCAGGGCCGCAGGAGAGGAGAGGAAATCATAGAAAACAACAGGTAAGGGAGGACGAATGTAGCGCGAATGGGTTGTTTCGCGTAGCGGCAAGGACGCCGCCGTCTTCCCTGTCGTTGCCTGCCCATGAAACTCCCGCATCTGCTGCTGCTCAACTTTGCACTAGCTACTTACCTTACCGGCCTTATCTGGACGGTGCAGCTAGTGCATTATCCCGGCTTTGCCTACGTGGCGCCCGAGAAATTCGGGGCCTTCCACCAGCATCACACCCGTACCATGAGCTGGGTGGTGCTGGCCCCGATGGTGCTGGAACTGGGCCTGGCCGGCTGGCTGGCCGGGGCCGCCCCGGAGCTGGGCTCAGCCCGTTGGTGGCAGCTGGCGCTGGTGGTGCTGATCTGGGCCAGCACGTTCTTCATCTCCGTGCCTTTTCACAACCGCCTCGGCGCCGAAGGTTACGACTACGTGGCCATCGACGGGCTGGTGCGCACTAACTGGCTCCGCACCGTCGCCTGGACCATGCGGAGCAGCCTGCTGGGCTGGCTGCTGTGGAAGATTTTGTAGCATTGCCGCGGCGCGGGCGTCCCAGGGCTAAAGACCCGGGCTAGTCAGTGAAACAGCCAACGAAGCATAGCGCCGCTCCGTAGCCCAGGGCTTTAGCCCTGGAGCACCCGCGCCGCCCGAACGACAACTACCGTATACCGAGGCGCGAAGCAAAGGCTTCGCGCTACAATCTGTCCCACAATGCTTCCCGCCGCTACCGACTTCCTGCCCGAACTTCAATTCCAGACCAGCCGCAGCAGCGGGCCGGGCGGCCAGAACGTGAACAAGGTGGAAAGCCGCGTGGAGCTGCGCTTCCGGCTGCTGGAGTCGCAACTGCTCACCGATGAGCAGAAACAGACGCTGCAAATCAAACTAGCTTCCAAACTCACTGCCGAAAGCGAATTATTGGTGGTAGCCCAGGAAGACCGGAGCCAGCTGCGCAACAAGGAAACCGCCCTGCGCAAATTCCACGAGCTGCTCAGCAAAGCCCTCTTCAAACCCAAGGCCCGCCGCCTCACCAAGCCCGGCAAAGGTGCCGTGCGCCAGCGCCTGGAATCCAAAAAAAAGCACGGCGACAAAAAAGCCAACCGCGGCCGGGTAGATTTTTAGTGCTTAGTTGATAGTGACTAGTGCTTAGGCTGTTATCGTCTCGTAGCTTAAGCACTAATACCTAATTCAGATCCAAGCCGAACAGAACGCCGAACCAGGGGCGGTGCTGGTAAATCCAGTGGCGGCCATCGGGGCCCAGCAGGTGGTCGGCGCCCACGGCCAGGCCCAGGTTGAAAATGTGCGCGTCGTAGATGGCGGCGGCCCCAGCGTGTAGCACGAAGCCTTCGTAGTCGGTGGTGGCGTGCTGGCGGGTGAAATCGGAGGTGATGGCCGAGGAGCCCAGCCCGGTGAACAGCCCGTAGCCGAGGCCCGTGGTGCGTACCAGCGGCCGGCGCTGCCCGCCCACCTGGCGGTGACTGGTGAGGTGGTAAAAATCGAGGCGACGGCCTAAGTACAGGGCGGCGTTGAAGTTGGTGTTGAGCTGGACCGGCACCCCCGCCCGGGGCGGGCGTATTTTAAACGGAATCGTAAATACGTCGAGGTCGAAGCGGCGGGCAGCCAGGATTACGTGGCGGCCCGGCTGCAGCCGGTAGTACGGCGGTAGCTCCCGGGTTTGGGCCTTGCGGCTGAGGCTGTCCGGGAGCAGGTACAGCGTGTCGGCGCTCTG containing:
- a CDS encoding nuclear transport factor 2 family protein, which gives rise to MHPHQELLHRFYQAFQRRDHAGMAACYHPEATFEDAAFQLKGAEIGQMWRMLCERGRDLRLAYNDVAADEHAGRATWDARYTFSQTRRKVHNHIQAHFTFQDGLIRTHRDEFSFWRWSRQALGPVGWLLGWSKFLQNKVRATARQGLEQFMARPKQ
- a CDS encoding M13 family metallopeptidase; this encodes MISSPLLRPWLLAAPLLGLVFTACQPGGKSRAAGPDLIQANLDTTVRPGDDFYNYANGAWFKQHPIPASESNWGIGKEVQNEVYARLRKLNEDAAKTSAAAGSVQQKIGDFWATGMDSTTINKQGVAPLKQELDRIAAIQSVADVQAAIARLQPLGVNALIGYYVGQDAKNSDKMALQLWQSGLGLPNRDYYFNKDARTKNIRQEYDKHLTTMFGLLGQDAATAQASAQRVVQLETRLAASSRKLEALRDPYANYNKMAVSGLDKLTPGLSWKPWLAQMQLAKVDTVIVGQPEFYREAGRLLTTAPLADWQAYLQWQLVHAFAGTLSQDFDNENFRFYGTVLQGAKQQRPRWKRVLDAEENAMGEALGQLFVQEYFTPATKKRYEDLTENVVASFREHIQKLDWMSDSTKQKALVKLTKITRKVGYPDKWKDYSSLKVDRSSYAANVMRANEWAYRYNLNKLGKPVDRTEWGMTPQTYNAYYNPSNNEIVLPAAIFAIPGLIDANADDAVIYGYAGASTIGHELTHGFDDEGSQFDEKGNLRNWWSKKDRAAFQQRVNGIVRQFNGYTILDSLHINGKATAGENIADLGGIVIALDAFKKTEQYKKGEKIGGLTPTQRYFLGYALGWQTHQRDERLAQAILTDVHSPAQFRINGPFADVPEFYEAFNVKPGQKLYLPDSARVKIW
- the arfB gene encoding alternative ribosome rescue aminoacyl-tRNA hydrolase ArfB translates to MLPAATDFLPELQFQTSRSSGPGGQNVNKVESRVELRFRLLESQLLTDEQKQTLQIKLASKLTAESELLVVAQEDRSQLRNKETALRKFHELLSKALFKPKARRLTKPGKGAVRQRLESKKKHGDKKANRGRVDF